CGGCTTTTAGAGTATCTCTTTGCATTTTTATTAAAAAACTCCCTAGATTTTTCTTTATTATCACTCATATTATCAACTTGTTTAAATTAAAATAGTTCATATATCGTACTATTTAATTCTATGTTCGAACTATTATTTAAAGTTACTAGACTGAACAATCAAATACAAGATTTTAGATATCTTTATTATACTTAAAAAATAAATTATAAATCAGTTTATTTATAAAAACTAATCTTAGTTTTATAAAAACAATAGTGAGTGATAAAGATGGTTGATAATAAAAAAAGAAATGGAAAAAAACCAACTAGAAAAAAAGAACAACAAGCAGTTGTTCTTGATTATTTAAGCCGAGGCTATGTTAAGTCAGATATGTCTAAATTTGGCGGAAAACCTATTGCTCAAGCTATTGGTACAGAACAATTCACTTTACTCGAGTTAATTCCAAAACACGGTGTTGATTTAGAAATAGGAGATACCGTATACATTGGAGCAAACAGAAAAGAGAAAACAAAAATTCACAGAGTTCTTGGATTATTGGACTTTGAAAAGTTAACCGCAACAAGTAGAATTGAATTAGATTATTCAATCAGAGACATTGTTACTTCAAATGAAGAAAAATATGTTAACTTCTTTAATACAACCGGTGCAATCAGTACAAGACTTCACACACTCGAGTTAATTCCAGGTATTGGTAAAAAATACATGTGGGATATTATTAATGCAAGAGAAGAAAAACCATTTGAAAGTTTTGCAGACATAACAGAAAGACTTCCTACATTAACTGATCCTGCAGGAATGATTGTAAATAGGGTTAAACAAGAATTAGATAAAAATACAGTCAAAAGAGGAAAAAGTAAGTATTACATATTTACTCAAGTTCCAAGAAGACCTAAAACTCAAAAATAAGTGATAAATTGAATAGTGAAAATTCCCCATCCCTTTCTAAGGTAACAAAAAGCATCCTAAACGAAAACGGGATTAAGTTAAACAAGAATCTTGGTCAGAATTATTTAATTGACAAAAATAAAAGAGACCAGATTATTAACTTTGGAAACATCAATAAAGATGATGTAATCTTGGAAATCGGAACAGGAATTGGAACACTCACAATTGAACTTGCCAAAAAAGCAAAAAAGGTAATAGCTATTGAACAGGACTCAAATATCTGTAAAATATTAGCTAAAAGGCTTAAAGACGAAAAAATAGATAATGTAGAATTGATTAACGATGATGCTTTAAATGTTGAATTTCCAAAATTCAATAAAATCATCTCTAATCTACCTTATCAAATCTCATCACCAATTACTTTTAAATTTTTAGATTATGATTTTGATTTGGCCATTTTAATGTATCAAAAAGAATTTGCTGATCGTATGAATGGCGAAGTTGGAACAAAAAACTATTCTAGACTTTCAACCATGCTATATTTCAAATGTGATGTGGAAAAATTAACTGATGTAAGTGCTGAAAGTTTTATTCCAAAACCAAAAATTGATTCTTCTGTTGTTAAGCTAACACCAAAAGAAAATAAAATTTCACACGAAGACTTTAAAGTTTACTCCAAATTCACAAAGGCTTTATTC
The Methanobacteriaceae archaeon genome window above contains:
- a CDS encoding DUF655 domain-containing protein codes for the protein MVDNKKRNGKKPTRKKEQQAVVLDYLSRGYVKSDMSKFGGKPIAQAIGTEQFTLLELIPKHGVDLEIGDTVYIGANRKEKTKIHRVLGLLDFEKLTATSRIELDYSIRDIVTSNEEKYVNFFNTTGAISTRLHTLELIPGIGKKYMWDIINAREEKPFESFADITERLPTLTDPAGMIVNRVKQELDKNTVKRGKSKYYIFTQVPRRPKTQK
- the rsmA gene encoding 16S rRNA (adenine(1518)-N(6)/adenine(1519)-N(6))-dimethyltransferase RsmA, translated to MNSENSPSLSKVTKSILNENGIKLNKNLGQNYLIDKNKRDQIINFGNINKDDVILEIGTGIGTLTIELAKKAKKVIAIEQDSNICKILAKRLKDEKIDNVELINDDALNVEFPKFNKIISNLPYQISSPITFKFLDYDFDLAILMYQKEFADRMNGEVGTKNYSRLSTMLYFKCDVEKLTDVSAESFIPKPKIDSSVVKLTPKENKISHEDFKVYSKFTKALFQHRNKKIRNALIDSRHVITNLDKKEMKKCMNSIEDEKLNEYLKNRVVAITPEEILFLSKQLNSLLNG